The proteins below are encoded in one region of Thermoplasmata archaeon:
- the rpe gene encoding ribulose-phosphate 3-epimerase — protein MEAHPRKLRLAPSLLSADFGALGEAVRAAEKGGADAFHLDVMDGHFVPNISFGPALVRAVRERTRLPLDIHLMIDDPLRYLDAFRKAGGDSLVFHLESRSDPAEVIREGHRLGATVGAALRPDTPIGAVDRWIEKLDQVLVMGVHPGFSGQKFIPETVPKIRSARERLDRIGSSADLSVDGGITPSTAIPAAQAGATFFVCGNSVFAGGSVDDNIRSLRASVEEGARREVR, from the coding sequence GTGGAGGCTCACCCTCGGAAACTTCGCCTCGCCCCATCCCTGCTGAGCGCGGACTTCGGCGCGCTCGGCGAAGCAGTCCGGGCGGCCGAGAAGGGAGGCGCCGACGCCTTTCACCTGGACGTGATGGACGGCCATTTCGTCCCGAACATCTCCTTCGGCCCCGCGCTCGTGCGCGCGGTGCGAGAGCGCACTCGTCTGCCGCTCGATATCCATCTCATGATCGACGACCCGCTCCGCTATCTCGATGCGTTTCGGAAGGCCGGGGGCGACTCGCTGGTCTTCCACCTCGAGTCCCGCTCCGATCCGGCCGAGGTGATCCGCGAAGGGCACCGGCTCGGTGCGACGGTCGGGGCGGCCCTGCGTCCCGACACTCCGATCGGGGCCGTGGATCGCTGGATCGAAAAGCTCGATCAGGTGCTCGTGATGGGCGTTCATCCCGGGTTCTCCGGTCAGAAGTTCATTCCCGAGACCGTCCCCAAGATCCGGTCCGCACGGGAGCGGCTCGACCGCATCGGATCCTCGGCCGATCTCTCCGTGGACGGCGGCATTACCCCCTCGACAGCGATCCCGGCGGCGCAAGCCGGAGCGACCTTCTTCGTGTGCGGCAACTCCGTGTTCGCCGGGGGGAGCGTGGACGACAATATCCGAAGCCTGCGCGCCTCGGTCGAGGAAGGAGCCCGGCGTGAAGTACGCTGA
- a CDS encoding PRC-barrel domain-containing protein, which produces MLVEMTELLGRQIYSPDGRLVGEVDNLVVSVEESKLDGLYVVESSPMLVEDSRPINVPYRWVSAVNDVILLKFFPKRVSLKKGAPANEDDADASADTR; this is translated from the coding sequence ATGCTCGTCGAGATGACCGAACTGTTGGGTCGCCAGATCTACTCGCCGGACGGACGCCTCGTCGGCGAGGTGGACAACCTCGTCGTTTCCGTGGAGGAGTCCAAGCTCGATGGGCTCTACGTCGTAGAGTCGAGCCCGATGTTAGTGGAGGACTCTCGTCCCATCAACGTGCCGTACCGTTGGGTCTCGGCCGTCAACGACGTCATCCTCCTCAAGTTCTTCCCGAAGCGGGTCTCGCTGAAGAAGGGCGCCCCCGCCAATGAGGACGATGCCGACGCCTCGGCCGACACCCGCTAA
- the pth2 gene encoding aminoacyl-tRNA hydrolase, whose protein sequence is MPRNPRGAERGERKMALVLRGELRLSAGKAAVQAAHAAVMLVEQARRRDEEGMAEWLAQGQKKIALVVSTLDEMVDIERRARARGIGAVWVEDAGFTEVAPGTRTCLGLGPALASELDPITGSLPLL, encoded by the coding sequence ATGCCGCGTAATCCGCGCGGCGCCGAGCGCGGCGAGCGGAAGATGGCCCTCGTCCTTCGCGGGGAGCTTCGGCTCTCGGCGGGCAAGGCCGCGGTTCAGGCGGCCCACGCCGCCGTGATGCTGGTGGAACAGGCGCGCCGGCGGGATGAGGAAGGCATGGCGGAGTGGCTCGCCCAGGGCCAGAAGAAGATCGCGCTCGTCGTGAGCACGCTCGACGAGATGGTCGACATCGAGCGTCGGGCGCGCGCGCGGGGGATCGGGGCAGTCTGGGTCGAAGACGCTGGGTTTACCGAGGTCGCGCCGGGGACCCGTACGTGCCTCGGGCTGGGTCCGGCGCTCGCCTCCGAGCTCGACCCCATCACGGGCTCGCTACCGCTCTTGTGA
- a CDS encoding DUF1616 domain-containing protein: MSDWTGLEIVVGILLLFFVPGYFVTKATFPEWRVRGEDALVRAIEIGTLSFVLSVALTVLVGYALLVGGPQGFQAAWSDPVLEAVLFVIAIIALGVGAVRGAYRATPPVRTPALAPGEDGPFELARELTRLDREEKRLHRELDRVGTTEQQADLESQLGAVRARRTELQRRREAEYAA, from the coding sequence ATGTCGGACTGGACGGGCCTCGAGATCGTCGTCGGGATCCTCCTCTTGTTCTTCGTTCCGGGGTACTTTGTGACCAAGGCGACGTTCCCGGAGTGGCGCGTGCGGGGCGAGGACGCGCTGGTGCGTGCGATCGAGATCGGCACCCTATCCTTCGTCCTGAGCGTGGCGCTCACCGTGCTCGTGGGCTACGCGCTCCTCGTGGGGGGACCCCAGGGGTTCCAAGCGGCGTGGTCGGACCCGGTTCTCGAAGCGGTCCTCTTCGTGATCGCGATCATCGCCCTCGGGGTAGGAGCGGTTCGAGGAGCTTACCGAGCGACCCCTCCCGTACGGACCCCCGCACTCGCCCCCGGCGAGGATGGGCCTTTCGAGCTCGCCCGCGAACTGACCCGGCTCGATCGCGAGGAGAAGCGGCTGCACCGCGAGCTCGATCGCGTCGGCACGACCGAGCAACAGGCGGACCTGGAGAGCCAACTCGGTGCGGTCCGGGCGCGTCGAACCGAGCTGCAACGCCGACGCGAGGCCGAATATGCCGCGTAA
- a CDS encoding signal recognition particle receptor subunit alpha — protein MPRKGKEGGCVAELERPVEVASGGGMVLDSLGKSLRAVLQKIARGSAVDDALLAEVVRDIQRALLQADVNVELTLQLTDRVKRRAKEDKPPAGSSLRDFLIRIIYEEIRGILGKDRPFEFRPRRILLAGLFGQGKTTTAAKLARQYQKKGVRVGLIAADVHRPAAIDQLQQLAQKVGCEFYANRAERRAEVIVREGLAAFPPHFAIIVDTAGRSGIDAELIAELRQIHDVVKPDETILVLDAAMGQSAGRSAKAFQEAVGLTGVILTKLDGSAKGGGALSAVAASGAPILFIGTGEHLDELERFDPTRFVSRLLGMGDLQTLLERFEDLRGKEEAQKASEHLISGRFTLRDLRTQLDSLGQMGSLSKLMSFFPGLGPAKIDDSKLNETQVQLRKFRTMLDSMTSAELDDANIIKSERAHRIARGSGNKPPEVRALLKYYETTKKAAHGITSNRRLRRQIERQMSQGGAPPPS, from the coding sequence GTGCCACGAAAGGGTAAGGAGGGCGGCTGCGTAGCCGAACTCGAGCGGCCCGTCGAGGTCGCCTCCGGGGGAGGTATGGTGCTGGACTCGCTGGGCAAATCGCTTCGCGCGGTGCTCCAGAAGATCGCCCGCGGTTCGGCCGTCGACGACGCGCTCCTCGCCGAGGTCGTCCGGGACATCCAGCGCGCACTCCTGCAAGCGGACGTCAACGTGGAGTTGACCCTCCAGCTCACCGACCGGGTCAAGCGCCGCGCGAAGGAGGACAAGCCCCCCGCCGGTTCGAGCCTACGCGACTTCCTCATCCGCATCATCTACGAGGAGATCCGCGGCATCCTAGGCAAGGATCGGCCCTTCGAGTTCCGGCCCCGGCGGATCCTCCTCGCGGGGCTTTTCGGACAGGGCAAGACGACCACGGCCGCCAAGCTCGCCCGGCAGTACCAGAAGAAGGGAGTCCGGGTCGGGCTGATCGCCGCGGATGTCCATCGCCCCGCCGCAATCGACCAACTCCAACAGCTCGCCCAGAAGGTCGGGTGCGAGTTCTATGCGAACCGCGCCGAGCGCCGCGCCGAGGTGATCGTCCGGGAGGGACTCGCCGCGTTCCCACCGCACTTCGCGATCATCGTGGACACGGCCGGGCGCAGTGGGATCGACGCGGAGTTGATCGCCGAACTGCGGCAGATCCACGATGTCGTGAAACCGGATGAGACGATCTTAGTACTGGACGCCGCGATGGGGCAGAGCGCCGGCCGGAGCGCGAAGGCGTTCCAGGAAGCGGTGGGACTCACGGGAGTGATCCTCACCAAGCTCGATGGCTCCGCCAAGGGCGGAGGGGCGCTCTCCGCCGTCGCGGCGAGCGGAGCCCCGATCCTGTTCATCGGAACCGGTGAGCACCTGGACGAGCTCGAGCGGTTCGACCCGACCCGGTTCGTCTCCCGATTGCTGGGCATGGGTGACCTGCAGACGCTCCTCGAACGATTCGAGGACCTCCGCGGAAAAGAGGAGGCGCAGAAGGCGAGCGAGCATCTCATCTCCGGCCGCTTCACCCTGCGCGACCTCCGCACGCAACTCGACTCCCTGGGGCAGATGGGCTCGCTCTCCAAGCTCATGTCCTTCTTTCCGGGCCTCGGCCCGGCCAAGATCGATGATTCGAAGCTCAACGAGACCCAGGTCCAGTTGCGGAAGTTCCGCACGATGCTCGATTCGATGACCTCCGCCGAGCTCGACGACGCGAACATCATCAAGTCCGAACGGGCCCACCGCATCGCCCGCGGCAGCGGGAACAAGCCGCCGGAGGTCCGAGCGCTCCTCAAGTACTACGAAACGACGAAGAAGGCCGCCCACGGCATCACTTCGAACCGACGCTTGCGCCGCCAGATCGAACGGCAGATGTCCCAAGGCGGGGCGCCTCCGCCCTCGTGA
- a CDS encoding METTL5 family protein, translating into MRHATLVARLSSIRPFESPRADLEQVITPPEAAATLLESALSAGDLEDRTVLDLGTGTGVLAIGAALLGAKSVVGIDIDASALARAREEATRLGVRVRFVESAVGAWDSNADTILMNPPFGAQRRGADRPFWDRAFALAGRAIYSFALADSRTFIARRALVANAYVESVRPVPWELVRMFPHHRRARVPIPVDLWVIRTENQP; encoded by the coding sequence ATGCGGCATGCCACGCTCGTCGCGCGCCTCTCGTCGATCCGGCCCTTCGAGAGCCCCCGCGCGGACCTCGAACAGGTCATCACCCCTCCCGAGGCCGCGGCCACGCTGCTCGAGAGTGCGCTCTCGGCGGGAGATCTGGAGGATCGCACCGTCCTCGACCTGGGGACGGGCACGGGGGTCCTGGCGATCGGAGCCGCGCTGCTCGGAGCGAAGAGCGTCGTCGGAATCGACATCGACGCCTCGGCGCTCGCGCGAGCCCGCGAGGAAGCGACGCGGCTCGGAGTCCGGGTCCGCTTCGTGGAATCCGCGGTCGGCGCGTGGGACTCGAACGCCGACACGATCCTGATGAACCCGCCGTTCGGTGCCCAACGACGCGGAGCCGACCGGCCCTTCTGGGACCGCGCGTTCGCGCTGGCCGGTCGCGCGATCTACTCCTTCGCGCTCGCCGACTCCCGAACCTTTATAGCACGCCGAGCGCTCGTAGCGAACGCCTACGTCGAGTCGGTGCGACCGGTCCCGTGGGAACTCGTTCGGATGTTCCCGCACCATCGCCGCGCCCGGGTCCCAATCCCGGTCGACCTCTGGGTGATCCGAACGGAAAACCAACCATGA
- a CDS encoding ATP-dependent DNA ligase, with translation MKYAELARAYEALEATTKRLEMRSILVELIGAVKGEELGIVLYLSQGLLRPEYEGVELGVAGSLALKALARATGEEEERLARQARASGDLGTTAAEVLAPPPRREESKALEVPEVYARLLEVAHASGAGSQEAKIAILETLLRRATPLEGKYLLRFVLGTLRVGVREMTILDALAEHFAPGDKHARHEIEAAFNMTSDLGLIAERLAAGGVPALARLGLTVGRPVRSMLAERSNSLSDILLRMGGRAALEYKYDGLRVQAHIARDGSVRLFSRRLEEIGPQFPDLIGALGSAIPHRPAIVEGECVPVDPITDELRPFQEVSHRRGRKRDLERAQEETPVALFVFDVLLDAGEAVYERPYPERRKRLEALLVPNERIRLAESRVVASVDAATRFFDEAVAGGAEGVMAKSLQEGSSYQAGARGYWWIKYKREYVTGLADSIDGVIVGAFSGRGRRGGRFGAFLLAVYNSRKDRYESFCKVGSGFDDQALEEMPRRLHPHAVSERPANVDTGLNADAWFRPALVLEVRGAELTLSPIHRAGIGRVKPEAGLALRFPRFTGRYRDDKGPTDATTTDELLELYESQSHGTPHGGHGVRLRPKA, from the coding sequence GTGAAGTACGCTGAGCTCGCGCGGGCCTACGAGGCGCTCGAAGCGACGACGAAGCGGCTCGAGATGCGCTCGATCCTCGTCGAGCTGATCGGTGCCGTGAAGGGCGAGGAGCTCGGAATCGTGCTCTATCTCTCCCAAGGGCTTCTGCGGCCCGAGTACGAGGGCGTCGAGCTCGGGGTCGCCGGTTCGCTCGCTCTCAAGGCGCTCGCCCGGGCGACGGGGGAGGAGGAGGAGCGGCTCGCGCGGCAGGCCCGTGCCTCGGGGGATCTCGGTACCACGGCCGCCGAGGTGCTCGCGCCCCCACCCCGCCGAGAGGAATCGAAAGCTCTCGAGGTCCCCGAGGTCTACGCGCGCCTGCTCGAGGTCGCCCACGCGAGCGGCGCCGGTTCTCAAGAAGCGAAGATCGCGATCCTCGAGACACTGCTGCGCCGAGCGACCCCGCTCGAGGGAAAGTACCTCCTGCGTTTCGTTCTCGGAACGCTGCGCGTCGGGGTGCGCGAGATGACGATCCTCGACGCGCTCGCCGAGCACTTCGCGCCCGGGGACAAGCACGCTCGGCACGAGATCGAGGCGGCGTTCAACATGACGAGCGATCTTGGCCTGATCGCGGAGCGGCTCGCCGCCGGAGGGGTCCCGGCGCTCGCGCGACTCGGTCTCACCGTGGGTCGCCCCGTCCGCTCGATGCTCGCCGAGCGCTCGAACAGTCTCTCCGACATTCTCCTGAGGATGGGCGGACGCGCGGCTCTCGAGTACAAGTACGATGGGCTCCGCGTCCAGGCCCACATCGCGCGCGACGGCTCGGTGCGGCTCTTTTCGCGCCGTCTAGAAGAGATCGGGCCTCAGTTCCCCGATCTCATCGGGGCTCTGGGGAGCGCGATCCCCCACCGCCCCGCCATCGTCGAAGGGGAGTGCGTCCCGGTGGACCCGATCACTGACGAGCTACGGCCCTTCCAGGAAGTTTCCCACCGTCGTGGGCGTAAGCGGGACCTCGAACGGGCCCAAGAGGAGACCCCGGTGGCGCTGTTCGTCTTCGACGTCCTCCTCGACGCGGGGGAGGCGGTGTACGAACGGCCGTACCCCGAACGTCGAAAACGCCTCGAAGCGCTCCTCGTCCCCAACGAGCGCATCCGCCTCGCGGAGAGCCGGGTCGTTGCCTCGGTGGACGCGGCGACCCGATTCTTCGACGAGGCCGTCGCCGGGGGCGCCGAGGGAGTGATGGCGAAGTCCCTCCAGGAAGGGAGCTCCTACCAGGCCGGGGCCCGAGGGTACTGGTGGATCAAGTACAAGCGCGAGTACGTCACCGGACTCGCCGATTCTATCGATGGGGTCATCGTCGGCGCGTTCTCCGGTCGCGGCCGCCGCGGAGGCCGCTTCGGGGCGTTCCTCCTCGCCGTCTACAACTCCCGCAAGGATCGGTACGAATCGTTCTGCAAGGTGGGGAGCGGCTTCGACGACCAGGCGTTGGAGGAGATGCCGCGTCGGTTGCATCCTCACGCGGTCAGCGAGCGGCCGGCGAACGTCGACACGGGGCTGAACGCGGACGCCTGGTTCCGGCCGGCGCTCGTGCTCGAGGTCCGGGGTGCGGAACTGACGCTCAGCCCGATCCACCGCGCGGGGATCGGCCGGGTCAAGCCGGAGGCGGGCCTCGCGCTGCGCTTCCCGCGTTTCACGGGGCGCTACCGGGACGACAAAGGTCCGACCGATGCCACGACGACCGACGAGCTCCTCGAACTGTACGAGTCCCAGAGCCACGGCACTCCCCACGGCGGGCACGGCGTTCGCCTCCGCCCAAAGGCATAA
- a CDS encoding AAA family ATPase → MPRSHRTRARRGPVALTGTPGTGKSVVARRLPSRLRSIEVGELAVRLDLGRRTGPRSFTVDLPRLARRLRREPPDVDLVVGHLAHLLPIRDTIVLRCHPLELERRLARARRGSARERADNVIAEATDAILFEAIETGSCVWEIDTTGLDPDAVARRVAGRIARRGPSRYGRVDWLADPAVTEELLRLGP, encoded by the coding sequence ATGCCGCGCTCCCACCGCACGCGCGCGCGTCGGGGTCCCGTCGCGTTGACCGGGACGCCGGGGACCGGCAAGAGCGTGGTCGCCCGGCGCCTCCCTTCCCGCCTGCGGTCGATCGAGGTCGGTGAGCTCGCGGTGCGCCTCGACCTCGGTCGCCGGACGGGCCCGCGCTCGTTCACGGTCGACCTGCCTCGGCTCGCCCGGCGACTGCGCCGAGAACCGCCCGACGTCGACCTCGTCGTCGGACACCTCGCGCACCTCCTTCCGATCCGCGACACGATCGTGCTGCGGTGCCATCCCCTCGAGCTCGAGCGCCGACTCGCTCGCGCCCGCCGGGGCTCGGCCCGGGAGCGTGCGGACAACGTCATCGCCGAAGCCACGGACGCGATCCTGTTCGAGGCGATCGAGACCGGGAGCTGCGTGTGGGAGATCGACACGACCGGCCTCGACCCCGACGCGGTCGCCCGGCGCGTCGCCGGGCGCATCGCGCGCCGGGGACCCTCCCGGTACGGCCGGGTGGACTGGCTCGCCGATCCGGCCGTCACCGAGGAGCTTTTGCGCCTCGGTCCGTAA
- a CDS encoding serine hydroxymethyltransferase, which yields MNALPGPSENERTLARLVRTHDRWRGRDVLNLLPSENAVSPTARKYLSSDLAGRYTLPLETEWHGERIDNSYTGTRYTDEIEQLGNASAARLFHGRYATVRPLSGHIAALSALVPLLPAKSRILAIEPKEGGYDGYAPGYIPALFGYTVRPLPASGPGFTVDAALAVETIERERPDAVILGQSFFLFPYPLREIAEAAHARNALVFYDASHVLGLVAGGEFQDPLREGADVLFGSTHKSFPGPQGGILVTDREDLFRQMDPALVWRIFDNAHWNRIAGVTQTLLEMERVGPEYARTIVRNSQALGGALSERGIPIIAEAQGFSRSHQLHIDPDRLRAAHGLGPAALARRLERQRLLIDLVGRIGTAEATRLGLTPEEMPRLAELFVRGGIRKERIAPEVLAWRRTYRELRFA from the coding sequence GTGAACGCGCTCCCCGGGCCCAGCGAGAACGAGCGCACGCTCGCTCGGCTCGTCCGCACCCATGATCGCTGGCGGGGCCGCGACGTCCTGAACCTGTTGCCGAGCGAGAACGCCGTCTCGCCCACCGCACGCAAGTACCTCTCGAGCGATCTCGCCGGCCGGTACACCCTCCCGCTGGAGACCGAGTGGCACGGGGAGCGGATCGACAACTCGTACACGGGGACCCGGTACACGGACGAGATCGAGCAGCTCGGGAACGCCTCGGCCGCCCGCCTGTTTCACGGCCGCTACGCGACCGTCCGTCCGCTGTCCGGCCACATCGCGGCCCTTTCCGCGCTCGTCCCGCTGCTCCCTGCGAAATCCCGCATCCTCGCGATCGAACCGAAGGAAGGCGGCTACGACGGCTACGCTCCCGGGTACATCCCCGCGCTCTTCGGCTACACGGTCCGGCCGCTGCCCGCGTCGGGGCCCGGGTTCACGGTCGACGCCGCGCTCGCCGTCGAAACGATCGAACGCGAGCGACCCGATGCGGTGATCCTCGGCCAGAGCTTCTTCCTCTTCCCGTACCCGTTGCGCGAGATCGCCGAAGCGGCGCATGCGCGCAACGCCCTCGTCTTCTACGACGCTTCCCACGTGCTCGGCCTCGTCGCCGGAGGAGAGTTCCAGGACCCGCTACGAGAAGGAGCGGACGTACTGTTCGGAAGCACGCACAAGTCCTTCCCCGGACCGCAGGGCGGGATCCTCGTCACCGATCGGGAGGATCTGTTCCGCCAGATGGATCCGGCCCTCGTCTGGCGGATCTTCGACAACGCCCACTGGAACCGCATCGCCGGGGTGACGCAGACGCTCCTCGAGATGGAGCGGGTCGGACCGGAGTACGCACGGACGATCGTCCGCAACAGCCAAGCGCTCGGCGGGGCGCTCTCGGAACGAGGCATCCCGATCATCGCCGAGGCGCAAGGGTTCTCGCGCTCCCACCAACTGCACATCGATCCGGACCGCCTGCGCGCGGCGCACGGCCTCGGCCCCGCGGCCCTCGCGCGACGCCTCGAGCGCCAGCGGCTCCTCATCGATCTCGTCGGTCGCATCGGCACCGCGGAAGCGACTCGCCTCGGGCTGACTCCGGAGGAGATGCCGCGGCTCGCGGAGCTCTTCGTCCGGGGCGGAATCCGCAAGGAGAGGATCGCCCCGGAGGTCCTCGCCTGGCGACGCACCTACCGCGAACTTCGGTTCGCGTAG
- a CDS encoding exosome complex RNA-binding protein Csl4 — MTPSEVPKFVVPGEYIGAAEEFVPGPGTYEHGGRIFSSLVGIPTIDPTDRTVRVAGTNSVPTLSEGDVVYARVDELKSAMAICTILSTTESRRGIPGEPEGTVHISKVKDGYTESLTTELAVGDILVAKVLQAHPSIKLTTAPSTLGVISARCQVCHGLMIIGDKDLNCPRCGNREQRKLAQGPRPSVLPS, encoded by the coding sequence ATGACGCCCAGCGAAGTGCCCAAGTTCGTCGTCCCCGGAGAGTACATCGGCGCCGCGGAGGAGTTCGTTCCCGGTCCGGGAACCTACGAGCACGGGGGACGCATCTTCTCCAGCCTCGTGGGGATTCCCACGATCGATCCGACGGACCGGACCGTCCGCGTGGCCGGAACCAACTCGGTGCCGACGCTCTCCGAAGGGGATGTCGTCTACGCGCGTGTGGATGAGTTGAAGAGCGCCATGGCGATCTGCACGATCCTCTCGACGACCGAGAGCCGGCGCGGGATCCCCGGAGAGCCGGAGGGCACCGTGCACATCTCCAAGGTCAAGGACGGCTACACGGAGTCGCTGACGACCGAGCTCGCGGTCGGGGACATCCTCGTCGCGAAGGTCCTCCAGGCGCACCCCTCGATCAAGCTCACGACCGCCCCGTCGACCCTCGGGGTCATCTCGGCGCGCTGCCAGGTCTGCCATGGGCTCATGATCATCGGCGACAAGGATCTGAACTGTCCGCGCTGCGGCAACCGCGAGCAGCGCAAGCTCGCCCAAGGGCCTCGTCCCTCGGTCCTCCCTTCGTGA